In Prionailurus viverrinus isolate Anna unplaced genomic scaffold, UM_Priviv_1.0 scaffold_33, whole genome shotgun sequence, the genomic window GGCCGTGCTCCCTTAAAGCCTCCCCGCTAATAGTCTCTTCCTCTTGGCCATGGGACAAGAAAACTGAGCAAGAGTAAGCCAGTCAAGTTATAGAGCACCCCAAGCCTTCATACAAGACCTTTGGCTCATCTCTTGTGGACTTGCACTGCAGTGTGGCTTTGCAGACGCAAAAACGTGCATCGGAAaatgaaaaggggggggggggtgtgtgcttCCTCTAGGTACGAGGGAAAGAATTTAGTAAAGGGCTGAATTCCATTCATCCAGAATAAATTGctagagagcacgcacacaccaTAACTGACTAGAGATGACACTGGTTACACTTGCACCAGAAGGATAGGTCCTGTTAGAGATCTTGTCTTCCGAAATGCTTCATATGCTTTCTAGCACATTCCTAGCACACTAATAATGTATTCTATAGCAGCAATAATAGAACACATGACAGTTAAGCATTAAGTTACATTTCTTTATAGCACATAAAGTTAGCCTTTATTAAAGATAATTGTTTTTCTATCTAATGGTCTTAGTTAGATTGTTAAATGATCAACATAATAGTTCAATTCATGTAAtagttcatttaaaaacatgtggttaatatatatctattttatcAGTTTTGAAGGCAGTTAACGGTcatctcaaataaattttataccttttcaggaagagagaaaagtcatTGTGTTGAAACATTGGAGCTTTTTACTGTTTATAAACTGAAAATGTAACTTGCCCCTCTCACAACATAGATCTACAATAAAAGTAGGTTAAACACAACTCTTCCCTCTCTTGTTAGTTTTCTTTCTAGGATCCAACATACTTTtgtcaaaaaggaaacaaaactaaatcaAATGTAGCAAGAGTTACTTTGCCAATGATGCTTAGAATACAGCGTTGCTGTCTTGTCTTTTGGCTCCTTCATGATGGAAAGTTGTTCACCTGCTGAAGTAgggaattaaattatttaatatgaaTATATCACCTATTCTTGCACAGAAGCAAATGATAAAACTCATAGTGAATATTTCAGTGAATTGTCTTTAACTCTTTGTAGGAAcactgaattttttgttttcagactATTTTTGGTAACAATCATAGAATTTTACAGCTTCAGACTCCGGAGACCATCCAGTCCAACCACTTGATTTTACAGGAAAGAAGTAGAGAGACTAAGCCATTTTTCAAATACAacttcatattttcttcttcttcttttttttttttttgtaattttgatgtttttattttattgttgagagagaaagtggatgtgcacaagtgagggaggggcagaggtggggtacagaggatctgaagcaagttctgtgctgacctcagagagcccgaagtggggctcaaactcaggaaccaggagatcataacctgagctcaaccaactgagccacccaggaacctcacAGCTTAGCATTTTCGTGTAAATCAGTTTACATGTATTTTGCCTTAAACAGCACAATTAATTTAGCCAATCAGCATGTGTTAACAATGGCTATAATACCCATAATTCTGGTGAGTGAACTCCAAGGAGTTCTTACTGACAACACCATAAATTGAACAGTTCAGTAGACCTTATAAATCAGTGCACTTTTTTATTAAGTTGAGAAAGTCTGTAGAAGCGATTTATACAAAATCAGTGGTTCCTGGAGTCATTTCAGCACAGAGCTttgcaaaaatgaatgaattaaaacatGATTGTCTGATTCTTAATTGCCAGATCTCACGAAACTAAACACCAACCAGGCACCAGTTCTCCTGCTGTGGTTTATGCACGTAAGTATCTACTGAGATGGGCTGAAGTGTTGGTGCATACAGTTGGGCAGTAGAATTGAGTCATTCAGGAAATCCATTTGTCCCATTgcaaaccacaaagaaaaaaggataatattAATTGCTAGCAAGGCCTCCTTGGTTGGATGGTCggttggggagggggaaataATCCTAACCggaattatttagaaaaatcttaattttaaaaattaattttaaaattattttttatttctagaagtgTAGTCGACAtataatatcagtttcaggtgcacaacacagtgatttaACAATGACATACATTAGAAAATGTTCACCTTGATAAGTGTAGCCACCATCAcaatataaaatttttacaatatGATTGGCGGCATTTCCTGTGCTGTACCCTttcatccccaggacttatttattttataacaggaaCTTGTACCTTTTAATTCTCTTCATCGATTTCACCTGATTttgtaaaatggtatttaaaaggaaagacgctgtatagatttaaaataatatgtgacTGAgctaatttcttgtttttttttttaccatagcgttttttttttttccaaaagcagtTTTACACCAAAATATTTTACAACAGAGGCTTCACGCGCTCCTGCTGTTAGGCGGGTCTGGGCTCCTGCAGCCCGGGCCAGTGCTGAGTGCCCACAGAGGGAATTTTTGTCACTAGGCGGCGCTCCTGCAAGAGAGTCACCCCCACTCCAAGGGAAAggcaacaaggaaacaaaatccCGTTTTATCTGCCTAAGAACTGTTTGGtatgagttctctctctctctctctctctctctctctctctctctctctcgtataTCTTAAAAGAAACGTTCACATTTTAGTCATAGTGCTtgccaaaaacaacaacaccctatttccttttaaagagaGAATATAAACACATCCCCCCAAGAGAtgcgggtgggggggtggggtttaGATGATCACATTTTAGTATCTTCTGCGTCTATTCTATTTACCCGGGGCTCACTTGTGTTCCGGAGGAAACAGAACTAgtgaagggagacagagacagagacagacggagagatagagacagagacacacggagacagagacagggagatagtgacacagagagacagagacagacagagagccagagagagcagagacacagagagacatggacacagagagacagagagacgtgCCCGGAGACCCGGACGCAGGCAGAGTTCTGGGGGGCCCGCCCCCGCGACCCCCCAGGCCGGCCAGGAGTCTGCCCCCGgtgcccctccgcccccccccccgcctcatccccccccccccccccccccccgcgcggcATCTGTGCGCAGCGTCCCAGGGCGCGGCCCCGCGGGTGGTGGGGGCCCTTAATCCCTGCGCTCCCTGCCTTCGGGTTCGTGCAGAGAACACCTTCCCGGTCGCATCGCCGACTTGGAGGGCGTCCAGCTCTTGCCCAGAAagcgccaataaaatgggaaagcgCGCAATTGATTGATAATacattttacaagaaaaatattacattgtTGAAGCCTCCCCAAAGCGCCTGCCTGTCCCCAAAGAACCCGAACTTTCGGAACGAcctggcctggggggggggggggggggggcggtgccccGGGGGCTCCTGCGGGCGTGCGCGAGGGAGGGGGCGCGCGGCGCGGTCCCCCGAGGGAGGGTCCGGGCAGGtgcgaggcggggagggggccccGCGCGTCCCGCCAGGTGCACCCCGAGGTTCCTTGCCCCCGGGGCTGCCCCGCCTGGGACGGCGCAGGCCTGCGGGGTCCCGAGAGTGGAGCCCCCATAGAGGGCAGACGCTAATCGACTTATTAAATGTGAAGCGATCAGGCAGCTCGTGTTTTAAGCCCAAGATCCACATTTAGACAAAAACAGAGCCGAGTTCCTGGTAAAGGCGTTTCTTCTCATCCTGTGACAAGTGACAGGAACGGAGGGGAacagactggggagggaggggggccgaggggcgggggaggggctagggaggggcgggggagaggggagaggcggggagggagtgcagggtggagggagaggggaggagaggggcctggggagggggggggcccGGACGGCGGGGGGAGACAGGAGGGGgcggcagggaggaggggggggcgggagggaggggggtaTCTGACGAAGATCCGCACGGGGGTTCGAACACTCGAGCGGCTTCTAATTAAAGACCCGCGCGGAGCCCTCGGGGACCCGCCTGACGTCGGCGCGGGGATAAGAGGCGGCGGGTCCAGCGCCCGGGGCGGCCGAGCCACCGCGTCTGCGCCCCGCGCGTCTGTGCGCTCCGCCCGCCAGGTCTGCGCGGGGCATGGAGTAGCGGGGCGCGGGGACACACGCGGGGACAGACGCGGGGACAGGCGCGGGGACAGACGCCGGGACAGTCGCGGGGACAGACGCGGGGACAGGTAATCCGGCCGTGCTCCGACGCGCAGGTGGACTCCCGGGCGGCGCCGGCAGGTGTGGGCCGGGGTTTCCCGAACCCGACCCTGCGGGCGGCTGGAGCGGGGGTCCCTGTCGGGGACTCCTCGTCGGGGTTCGGGGACGTCCGGCCGGGAGGAGGGGGCGACGCCACACAAAGGCGCCGCTGGGAACTCGGGCGCGGCCCCCACTCGCCGGAGGGCGCGGCGCTGCCCCGGCGGGAGGACCCCAGTCCACGGGCCGAGTCCTCCCAGGATCACCCCTCACTCCCCGCGGGCCGGGGTCCTCCCGGGGTCCTACCGTCTCCCGTGGGCCGGGCCCTCCCGGGGACCCCTCGCTCCCCGCGGGCCGGGCCTTCCCGGGGTACCGCCGTCTCCCGTGGGCCGAACCCTCCCGGGGTCCCCCTCGATCCCCTCGGGCCAGGCCCTCCTGGGGTCCCCCCGTCTCCCGTAGGCCGAACCCTCCCGAGGTCCCCCTCGCTCCCCGCGGGCCGGGCCTTCCCGGGGTCCCTTCGTCTCCTCGTGGGCCGAGCCCTCCCGGGGTCCCCCTCGCTCCCTGCGGGCCGAGCCCTCCggggtctcccccccccccccggtctccCCACGGTCTCAGAGGTTAAGAAAGTTGCGCCGATGTCTCCCGCAGCCAAGTGCAAGCGGAGGTGCCATTTCTCCCGAAAGTTGGGAGGGCGGGGGcaggacccggggcggggggcgggggcggcgcccCGAGTCTCAGCTCCCAGCATCTCCGCACCGGGGCCTCCGCGGGTCCCGGGGACACCGCGTCCCAGCCGCCGCCGCGGGCTCCCATCCGCTCGGGGTCCCAGGGGTCCGCGGCCTCgggctctgcctgccccccccccaagcccccgCCGACTTTCtttcccgcccccgccccccacgccctGCCCCTGCAGCGCGCGGATCTCCCTGCGGCCGAGCGAGCGCACGATGCGCGGGCCGGGACGCCCCCTGCTCCTGGGGCTGCTGCTGGTgctgggggcggcggggcccgggGTCGCTGCGCCCCGGGAGGCGGCCGACGGACAGACCCTGCTGCGGCTCATCGCGGAGATCCTGCAGGAGCTCCGGAAGGGCCAGGCGGGCGAGGCCAAGAGGCTGCAGCTCGCGGGCCGCAGGGAGGCCTCGGACTCCGCGCTGGACCCCGAGGAGCAGCGAGTGGGTGAGTGCGCTCCCGGGGTGTGCGCGGGGCCCGGAGGGCCCGGGGGTccggggcggggcccggggggATCCGGGGcggggtctgggggggggggtcccgggagccccgggtgggggtggggaccttCCGCACGTGTGCGGGTCCGCCGCGTCTCCGGAGACACTGAGTCGTGTTTGCTGGGAAATACGGTCCTGGAGAAAACGTGTATTTTAACAGGATAAACCCATTTCTGTTGTTTGGGGGAAACAACTAGACAATGTGTTTTCATAAAGAGAAGCAAACGGGACTTGGGTGACCGACAGCCCTGCTCCGCTCCGCTCCAGGCGCGGGACCTGTTGCCCAGGTCGGAGCTTGGCACAGAACTGTCATGTGTCACTTCGGAAATGGAAATACTTTCAGCAGAGCGCTTTCAACTGAGGCAGAAGTGCTGCAGAGCGGCCCCCCCGCACCCCCGCCAGAGGCACAGCCTTCCCAGAGTGCCTGCCCCGTGGGAAATTTCCAAAGAAAGCTTGCGAGCTTTTAATGCTTTCATGACACAATTAGGTCAAGTGTGATAAGGTCAGTTTGATAGAGGCTGACGTTCAGACCAAGTGGGCAGGGTCCGCAGGGAACGTCCCCCCCGACCAGGAGTGTCTGTGAGAAGACAAAGTGCAACCGCACGCCCTCCTAGCAAAAGTTACCACCCAGAGCGGACGAGTGAAAAAGCAGAAACCAAGCCTGGAGTCAGAAAGAGTGTCAATGGGGCACTGCCTGTTCCCCCAGTGAAAACTGACAGCTGTCTTTCCCCCGGAACTTTACCTTTTATCTTATAAACGAGTAAATGGCTATTTCCATGCATGTACATCAGCCTTGGCAACAGGTGGTTTTGAAAGCGTTTAGTCCTTTTCCTAAATACATACCTAGAAAAAGAGAAGTTTCATGACATTGTTTTTGGTTGCTGTTTGAGGGACTGGGTTTTCATTTTAGAACTTTGAGAGCTCGTGGGATTTGATTCCCAAGCTCTCCCAAATGAGAATGTCTAAAGCGATTTGCTGCGGGAAACTAACCGCCACCCACACACATTTCTTCACCCTGTAACTTTGCCGTCACTGTCTTTTCCATCAGGGCAGAGACCAGACAAATAATATTGAAGCTTTGTGAACAGTTAATAGTTTATCTGGAGAAAAACATGTCCCTGATTACAAGGCTTCACACAGCCATCAAGGGGGCTCCGATCGGCTTTATCTAGTGCAGGGTAACCTGCACTTTCCAGCAACTTTCCTCAACTTTCGCTTAGATCACGTGACAAAAATGCTTCTCTCAAGCGATGCAATAATTACCTCCTTTCCCTTCAAACAGAAATCGTCCCTCGAGATCTGAGAATGAAGGACAAGTTCCTAAAACATCTCACAGGTAAGTGTCCTCACCTCTCCCCTGCGCCCCATCCCTGGCGCCCTGCGAGCCTCATGACATGCTTCTCCTTCCATGTTCCAGGTCCTCTTTATTTCAGTCCAAAGTGCAGCAAACACTTTCACAGACTGTACCACAACACCAGAGACTGCACCGTCCCTGCATGTAAGTGACAGCATCCGGACGGCTTTGGGAAAACAGCACATGTAGATACGATTCTCATGTCCTTCTGTGCATACAGTCCCCTCCTTCTAAATCTCCTGTGTGCGAAGATATTTCCCCCTATTAACTGTGGAGTTAGGGCGAGCAGACCATAGAAGAAGGTAACTGCGTTCTGTAGCAGCTAGTgccaaatggaaaattatttacaTTCGCTGGAATTAATCACCTCTTGGAACCGGCTGAGCTCTTCCATTCACATTCTTGTTTTGTATATGAATTCTGGCATGATGTCTGTGTTTGTGTCCACTCAGTATGACAAACGAGCGCTAAGAACGAGTTGCTCAGATGACTAGGCTGTAGTTCTGTGCCCTGGGG contains:
- the ALKAL2 gene encoding ALK and LTK ligand 2 isoform X1, with protein sequence MSPAAKCKRRCHFSRKLGGRGQDPGRGAGAAPRVSAPSISAPGPPRVPGTPRPSRRRGLPSARGPRGPRPRALPAPPPSPRRLSFPPPPPTPCPCSARISLRPSERTMRGPGRPLLLGLLLVLGAAGPGVAAPREAADGQTLLRLIAEILQELRKGQAGEAKRLQLAGRREASDSALDPEEQRVEIVPRDLRMKDKFLKHLTGPLYFSPKCSKHFHRLYHNTRDCTVPAYYKRCARLLTRLAVSPMCLEG
- the ALKAL2 gene encoding ALK and LTK ligand 2 isoform X2, which produces MSPAAKCKRRCHFSRKLGGRGQDPGRGAGAAPRVSAPSISAPGPPRVPGTPRPSRRRGLPSARGPRGPRPRALPAPPPSPRRLSFPPPPPTPCPCSARISLRPSERTMRGPGRPLLLGLLLVLGAAGPGVAAPREAADGQTLLRLIAEILQELRKGQAGEAKRLQLAGRREASDSALDPEEQRVEIVPRDLRMKDKFLKHLTDYKRCARLLTRLAVSPMCLEG
- the ALKAL2 gene encoding ALK and LTK ligand 2 isoform X3, whose protein sequence is MRGPGRPLLLGLLLVLGAAGPGVAAPREAADGQTLLRLIAEILQELRKGQAGEAKRLQLAGRREASDSALDPEEQRVEIVPRDLRMKDKFLKHLTGPLYFSPKCSKHFHRLYHNTRDCTVPAYYKRCARLLTRLAVSPMCLEG